A genomic stretch from Corynebacterium terpenotabidum Y-11 includes:
- a CDS encoding sulfite reductase subunit alpha, giving the protein MTLHLPTGAPFSVEQQTWLDGFFAGLDLGRERYQGPAAMLTVDVLFGSQTGNASDLADQLAGGLRAAGFGANVTELDSAGVGVLTSGSSHVLIVTSTYGEGEMPDNAGMFWEDLTSTEMPRLEDLHFAVLALGDSGYDGFCQAGRDIDIRLEQLGARRLTPRVDCDVDFEDDAAEWIDAAVAAVVAAAPAGAAVPGGAGTGGSAGGAAKPEKSTWNRKNPFFSPLAATRRLSAEGSAKEIHHYEFDLGDSGITYAAGDALAVLPVNDPELVTAILARLGLEGTEAVADSTLFDVILTGREIRTPSKDLMAAIADAAPTGVLADVIRRDDRDALDSYLWGRDILDLLEENPSVRFTTDQLLDLLRPLQARQYSISSSPLASPDRIHLTVASVRHSKGAGARMLGGVCSTYLSDRIADGDLTGIWLQPNNAFSVPEDPSKPVIMVGPGTGIAPFRGFLHERAAAGATGGNWLFFGDQHEATDFIYADELTELSEQGVLTKLSLAFSRDQAEKVYVQTRMREEAEELFRWLEDGAYFYVCGDASRMAKDVETALLQVIAQQSGGSENAALEYLATLKKEKRYVRDVY; this is encoded by the coding sequence ATGACCCTCCACCTGCCCACCGGGGCCCCGTTCTCCGTGGAACAACAGACCTGGCTCGACGGATTCTTCGCCGGACTTGACCTCGGCCGTGAGCGCTACCAGGGCCCTGCGGCCATGCTCACCGTCGACGTCCTCTTCGGATCGCAGACCGGCAACGCCTCCGACCTCGCCGACCAGCTTGCCGGGGGCCTGCGCGCCGCCGGATTCGGGGCGAATGTCACCGAGCTCGACAGTGCCGGCGTCGGCGTGCTGACCTCCGGATCCAGCCACGTCCTCATCGTCACCTCCACCTACGGTGAGGGCGAGATGCCCGACAACGCCGGTATGTTCTGGGAGGATCTGACGTCCACCGAGATGCCTCGGCTGGAGGACCTGCACTTCGCCGTGCTCGCCCTGGGTGACTCCGGCTACGACGGCTTCTGCCAGGCAGGCAGGGACATCGACATCCGGCTCGAACAGCTCGGTGCGAGGCGTCTCACCCCGCGGGTCGACTGTGACGTCGACTTCGAAGATGACGCCGCGGAGTGGATCGACGCCGCCGTGGCCGCTGTCGTCGCCGCTGCCCCGGCAGGCGCTGCGGTGCCCGGTGGTGCCGGTACCGGTGGCAGTGCCGGTGGCGCTGCGAAGCCGGAGAAGTCGACGTGGAACCGGAAGAACCCCTTCTTCTCCCCGCTGGCCGCGACCCGCCGCCTGTCCGCCGAGGGCAGTGCCAAGGAGATCCACCACTACGAGTTCGACCTGGGAGATTCCGGTATCACCTACGCCGCCGGCGATGCCCTGGCCGTCCTCCCGGTCAACGATCCCGAACTGGTGACCGCGATCCTCGCCCGGCTGGGACTCGAAGGCACCGAGGCGGTGGCCGACTCCACCCTCTTCGACGTCATCCTCACCGGCCGGGAGATCCGGACCCCGTCCAAGGACCTTATGGCCGCCATCGCGGACGCCGCCCCGACCGGGGTGCTGGCCGATGTGATCCGCCGCGATGACCGGGACGCCCTGGACTCCTATCTGTGGGGACGTGACATCCTCGACCTGCTCGAGGAGAACCCGTCCGTGCGGTTCACCACCGACCAGCTGCTCGATCTGCTGCGTCCGCTGCAGGCCCGCCAGTACTCCATCTCCTCGTCCCCGCTGGCCAGCCCGGACCGGATCCACCTCACGGTGGCGTCCGTCCGGCACAGCAAGGGTGCCGGGGCACGCATGCTCGGTGGTGTGTGCTCGACCTACCTCTCCGACCGGATCGCCGACGGGGACCTCACCGGCATCTGGCTCCAGCCGAACAACGCATTCAGCGTGCCGGAGGATCCCTCGAAGCCGGTCATCATGGTCGGCCCCGGTACCGGCATCGCCCCGTTCCGCGGCTTCCTGCACGAGCGGGCGGCGGCCGGGGCGACCGGTGGGAACTGGCTCTTCTTCGGTGACCAGCACGAGGCCACCGACTTCATCTACGCCGACGAGCTCACCGAGCTCTCTGAGCAGGGTGTGCTGACGAAGCTCTCGCTGGCGTTCTCCCGCGATCAGGCGGAGAAGGTGTACGTGCAGACCCGGATGCGGGAGGAGGCCGAGGAGCTCTTCCGCTGGCTGGAGGACGGTGCCTACTTCTACGTCTGTGGTGACGCGTCACGCATGGCCAAGGACGTCGAGACCGCGCTGCTGCAGGTCATCGCCCAGCAGTCCGGCGGCTCGGAGAATGCGGCGCTGGAGTACCTGGCGACGCTGAAGAAGGAGAAGCGGTACGTCCGCGACGTCTACTGA